In Paralcaligenes sp. KSB-10, the following are encoded in one genomic region:
- a CDS encoding isovaleryl-CoA dehydrogenase — translation MSGITHEVRNQVPELSDYNVYLSDLALQEAVKRDGAQWHDEALRHYGARLGSKETLAWAHDANRHKPELEAFDRCGLRVDRVHFHPDWHRIMRMAFLQGMHSSAWSDPKPGAQAARAATYLLHGQVEAGSLCPVTMTSAAIPVLREESWFDSISPLLYSPQYDERDLPLSFKTSMTIGMGMTEKQGGSDLRSNATRALPVGAAGRGAEYRLLGHKWFFSSPASDAHLVLARHGDRLSCFYVPRWCADGSKNQVHIQRLKNKMGNLSNASGEVEFNDASAIMVGEEGRGIATLLTMASYTRLDCILGSTALIRQSLVQALHHARHRQAFGRALIDQELMQAVLTDLVLESEAATVLAMRLAHAFDAGGDLLDRAYRRILTPAAKFWVCKRAIAVAAECMEVWGGNGYIEDGPMPRLLREAPVNSIWEGSGNVICLDVLRAMKSHPDLAQALAQTLSHDCADEPLLADSARGLISLLSGKGETLESAGRLVAQELVLLVQACLLRRHAPQALADAFILTRFGGRGGRVFGVSQRPAPSLLERAWPM, via the coding sequence ATGAGCGGCATAACGCATGAGGTAAGGAATCAGGTTCCCGAATTAAGCGATTACAACGTGTACCTGAGTGATCTTGCCTTGCAGGAAGCGGTAAAGCGGGATGGGGCACAGTGGCACGACGAGGCGCTGCGCCACTACGGTGCGCGGCTTGGTTCGAAAGAAACCCTCGCATGGGCTCATGATGCCAATCGCCACAAACCCGAGCTTGAGGCCTTTGACCGATGCGGCCTGCGGGTCGATCGCGTTCATTTTCATCCGGACTGGCATCGCATTATGCGCATGGCATTTCTTCAAGGCATGCATTCGAGTGCCTGGTCCGATCCCAAGCCCGGCGCCCAGGCGGCGCGGGCGGCGACTTATCTGCTTCACGGCCAGGTCGAGGCGGGATCTTTGTGCCCCGTTACCATGACCTCGGCGGCGATTCCGGTATTGCGCGAGGAGTCCTGGTTCGATTCCATATCGCCCCTGCTGTATTCGCCGCAGTACGACGAGCGGGATCTTCCACTGTCTTTCAAAACCAGCATGACGATCGGCATGGGCATGACCGAGAAGCAAGGCGGCTCCGATTTGCGCAGCAATGCCACCAGAGCGCTGCCGGTCGGCGCAGCGGGGCGCGGGGCGGAATATCGCCTGCTCGGCCACAAGTGGTTTTTTTCCTCGCCCGCTTCCGATGCGCATCTGGTTCTGGCCAGGCATGGAGATCGGCTTTCGTGCTTTTACGTACCGCGCTGGTGCGCCGACGGCAGCAAAAACCAGGTGCATATACAGCGCCTGAAAAACAAGATGGGCAATCTTTCCAATGCCAGTGGCGAAGTGGAATTCAACGACGCTTCGGCCATTATGGTGGGTGAAGAGGGGCGCGGCATCGCCACGCTCCTGACCATGGCTTCCTACACGCGTCTGGATTGCATTCTGGGCAGCACGGCACTGATCAGGCAGTCGCTGGTGCAGGCCTTGCATCATGCCCGGCATCGCCAGGCGTTTGGCCGCGCATTGATCGACCAGGAACTGATGCAAGCGGTGCTGACCGATCTGGTTCTTGAGAGCGAGGCCGCTACAGTGCTGGCCATGCGCCTGGCACACGCGTTCGACGCCGGCGGTGATCTGCTCGATCGGGCATACCGCCGCATTTTGACCCCTGCGGCCAAGTTCTGGGTGTGCAAGCGCGCCATAGCCGTGGCGGCTGAATGCATGGAAGTGTGGGGCGGCAATGGTTATATCGAAGACGGGCCCATGCCGCGCTTGCTGCGCGAGGCTCCGGTCAATTCGATCTGGGAGGGTTCGGGCAATGTCATATGCCTGGATGTGTTGCGTGCCATGAAAAGCCATCCCGATCTGGCGCAGGCTTTGGCCCAGACACTGTCGCACGACTGCGCCGACGAGCCTTTGCTGGCCGATAGCGCCCGCGGCTTGATATCATTGCTCTCAGGCAAAGGGGAAACTCTCGAATCGGCCGGTCGTCTTGTGGCCCAGGAACTGGTGTTGCTGGTACAGGCCTGCCTTTTGCGGCGGCATGCGCCGCAGGCGCTGGCCGATGCGTTCATTCTCACGCGTTTCGGCGGGCGCGGCGGGCGTGTGTTTGGGGTTTCGCAACGCCCGGCCCCGAGTCTGCTGGAGCGCGCCTGGCCTATGTAG
- a CDS encoding DUF423 domain-containing protein produces the protein MTDRQLVVMAALTLLLGVAAGAFGAHGLKRVLAPEMLAVWHTAVLYQLVHGLGMLAIASLGARFGSPLLSNAGLLMFVGVVVFSGSLYILAISGVKWLGAITPLGGLAFIVAWAMVALAAYRAS, from the coding sequence ATGACCGACCGACAACTTGTTGTCATGGCCGCCCTTACTTTGCTCCTTGGCGTAGCGGCAGGCGCTTTCGGCGCCCATGGCTTGAAGCGCGTCCTCGCGCCCGAGATGCTTGCGGTCTGGCACACGGCTGTGCTGTATCAGTTGGTTCATGGCCTGGGCATGCTGGCAATAGCCAGCCTGGGAGCGCGCTTCGGTTCGCCTTTGCTCAGCAACGCCGGATTGCTGATGTTTGTCGGCGTCGTGGTGTTCAGCGGCAGCCTTTATATATTGGCCATCAGCGGCGTCAAATGGCTGGGCGCCATTACCCCTCTTGGCGGATTGGCCTTTATCGTGGCCTGGGCCATGGTGGCCCTGGCCGCTTACCGGGCCAGCTGA
- a CDS encoding ABC transporter permease — MPKFVFLWTDIFLFCLVSALVLYGFKVRRSAALRATWGHVARTPTAMCAAVVLLVFGLVGMLDSAHYRPLLPPEAGSSRGAAAVYAPLRSVLDDVLALTQLSKPEKTYSAPLALRQFTKENELIHGKPVRDYPRLQHAGMHLSSDSDRGADIRQRLLWGVLAAIACGMAAALILTVMFLKQAGSFSRASAIWWHSESGVPWRAMWLTFCVLALIVCVAAALSTNYHVLGTDRTGNDVLKQALKSVRTALVIGTLTTMAMLPPALVFGISAGYFKGRVDDAIQYVYTTLTSIPGVLLIAACVLMMQVYIDNNPALFDTTAARADLRLFLLCLILGLTGWAGLCRLLRAETLKLRELDYIQAARAFGVSHWRIMRRHLLPNVMHIVLITMVLEFSGLVLYEAVLSYLGIGVDPSTPSFGTMIDSSRLEMSRDPMVWWNLFAAFVFLLALVLSANVFADAVQDAFDPRTRKFRPQGLRPRAPGRLRGAADTEGA, encoded by the coding sequence ATGCCAAAATTTGTGTTTCTCTGGACCGATATTTTTCTTTTCTGCCTTGTGTCGGCGCTGGTGCTGTATGGCTTCAAGGTGCGGCGCTCCGCTGCCTTGCGCGCCACCTGGGGGCATGTGGCACGCACGCCCACCGCAATGTGTGCCGCCGTGGTCCTGCTTGTGTTTGGTCTGGTCGGCATGCTGGACTCGGCGCACTACAGGCCCTTGTTGCCGCCCGAGGCAGGTTCGAGCCGGGGGGCCGCCGCCGTGTATGCGCCCTTGCGTTCGGTGCTTGACGATGTGCTGGCGCTGACGCAACTGAGCAAGCCGGAAAAAACCTATTCGGCGCCGCTGGCATTGCGGCAATTCACCAAGGAAAACGAGCTGATCCACGGCAAGCCTGTGCGTGACTATCCGCGGCTGCAGCACGCGGGTATGCATTTGAGCAGCGACTCCGACCGAGGCGCCGATATTCGGCAACGGCTGCTTTGGGGCGTGCTGGCGGCTATTGCATGCGGCATGGCGGCGGCCCTGATTCTAACCGTCATGTTCTTGAAGCAGGCCGGGTCGTTTTCGCGCGCCTCGGCTATCTGGTGGCATTCCGAAAGCGGGGTTCCATGGCGCGCCATGTGGCTGACGTTTTGCGTATTGGCGCTCATTGTGTGCGTGGCGGCGGCGTTAAGCACCAATTACCATGTTCTTGGCACCGATCGAACCGGCAACGATGTATTGAAGCAAGCCTTGAAAAGCGTGCGCACCGCTTTGGTCATAGGCACTCTGACCACCATGGCCATGTTGCCGCCGGCCCTGGTTTTTGGCATTTCGGCGGGTTATTTCAAGGGCCGCGTCGATGATGCCATCCAGTATGTTTATACAACTCTTACGTCGATTCCCGGCGTATTGCTGATTGCCGCGTGTGTGCTCATGATGCAAGTCTATATCGACAACAATCCGGCTCTGTTCGACACGACCGCCGCGCGTGCCGATCTGCGCCTGTTTCTGCTCTGCCTGATTCTGGGCCTGACCGGCTGGGCTGGCTTGTGCCGCCTGTTGCGCGCCGAGACCCTGAAGCTGCGCGAACTCGACTATATACAGGCGGCTAGGGCTTTTGGGGTGTCGCACTGGCGCATCATGCGCAGGCACCTGCTGCCCAATGTCATGCATATTGTGCTGATTACCATGGTGCTCGAATTTTCCGGCCTGGTGCTGTATGAAGCGGTGCTGTCCTACCTGGGCATAGGCGTCGACCCAAGCACTCCGTCGTTCGGCACCATGATCGATTCGTCGCGCCTCGAGATGTCCCGCGATCCCATGGTCTGGTGGAATTTGTTCGCGGCATTCGTTTTCCTGCTGGCGCTGGTCTTGTCGGCCAATGTCTTTGCCGACGCGGTGCAGGATGCCTTCGATCCGCGCACGCGCAAATTCCGCCCGCAAGGCTTGCGGCCTCGTGCCCCGGGTCGCCTGCGGGGCGCCGCCGATACGGAGGGAGCATGA
- a CDS encoding magnesium and cobalt transport protein CorA, protein MSSDEAISGSGEQQALHGGEIPGPDSALALHDDAEIGATWKSVVASVLYHKGQAPVDVPIDQIERYVGQGQHLLWIGLKDPEPELIAQLGAKLGFPRKAVEEINEVHRRAKIIEYGVLTQVVAITVEVDTMRPAFGETQILIGKGFLVTVRRGATASHRELREHLENSPEFLDRGSDYIASTLLDFLADRYVIAASKLETGIEAVEQKFLLRGFHDTDVRRLYRQRRDLLRIHVAISPLVEICRRLSRVEMGNIDENCRGYFGEVADRVQRVDELVNSLREALAFAFEASLMIGQSQQTDITKKLAAWAAILAVPTAVAGVYGMNFKVMPELSWTYGYPAVMALTAAACGFLYWKFKKTGWL, encoded by the coding sequence ATGTCCAGCGATGAAGCGATTTCAGGCTCCGGCGAACAGCAGGCCCTTCATGGGGGCGAAATTCCAGGCCCGGATTCCGCATTGGCTTTGCACGACGATGCGGAGATCGGCGCCACCTGGAAATCGGTCGTGGCGTCGGTGCTGTATCACAAGGGCCAGGCTCCCGTAGATGTCCCGATCGACCAGATCGAGCGCTATGTGGGTCAAGGACAGCATCTGCTGTGGATAGGCCTGAAAGACCCGGAGCCTGAGCTGATCGCGCAGTTGGGGGCCAAGCTGGGCTTTCCGAGAAAGGCCGTGGAAGAGATCAACGAGGTGCATCGGCGCGCAAAGATCATCGAGTATGGAGTATTGACCCAGGTTGTGGCGATTACGGTCGAAGTCGACACTATGCGCCCCGCTTTCGGCGAAACCCAGATTCTGATCGGCAAGGGTTTTCTGGTGACGGTGCGGCGAGGCGCAACGGCATCGCACCGGGAACTACGCGAGCATCTCGAGAATTCGCCCGAATTCCTGGATCGGGGCAGCGACTATATTGCATCGACTTTGCTGGATTTTTTGGCCGACCGCTACGTGATTGCCGCGTCCAAGCTCGAAACCGGCATCGAAGCCGTCGAGCAGAAGTTCCTGTTGCGCGGTTTTCACGACACCGATGTGCGCCGATTGTATCGGCAGCGCCGGGATTTATTGCGCATCCATGTGGCTATTTCCCCCCTGGTTGAGATTTGCCGGCGCCTGTCGCGGGTCGAAATGGGAAATATCGACGAGAACTGTCGCGGCTACTTTGGCGAAGTCGCCGACCGTGTGCAGCGTGTCGACGAACTCGTCAATAGTCTGCGCGAGGCCCTGGCGTTCGCATTCGAGGCAAGCCTGATGATAGGGCAGTCGCAGCAAACCGACATTACCAAAAAATTGGCGGCGTGGGCCGCCATTTTGGCGGTGCCCACGGCCGTCGCGGGTGTCTACGGCATGAATTTCAAAGTCATGCCGGAGCTGTCGTGGACCTATGGGTATCCCGCCGTCATGGCGCTTACCGCAGCGGCATGCGGATTTCTTTACTGGAAGTTTAAAAAAACCGGATGGCTGTAG
- a CDS encoding ABC transporter ATP-binding protein encodes MTVIAHDRPAGKQAVLSVQDLSVRVESDSGLFEAVKSLRLVVEQGQTFALVGESGCGKSMTALALLRLLPEAGRITGGAVRLDGLDLTRLPEQRMRAVRGGRIGMIFQEPATSLNPVLSVGRQIVETLLAHTSYRGAAASGRAMWWLARVGIPDPRRRFHDYPFQFSGGQKQRVMIAMALAAEPGLLIADEPTTALDVTVQAQILDLLADIQDEMGMAILLITHDLAVVKNVADHVALMRAGEIVETVDVATFFANPRHPYARELLAAIPAFEKRGRPLSTKTHERADARQHPPQSAIRPDSADLHATAPVLRVENLSVQYLRRSGFLRRTSGSIDVVRDVSFDLWPGETLALLGESGCGKTTTAKALLRLLDKRAVVGGEATLGKEVLLSAGGAQLKRLRRSIQIVFQDPYASLDPRMLVGEILDEGSAALRPDRTPADRKAAVRDLLDRVGLPKNTVDRYPHEFSGGQRQRIAIARALAVEPKVLICDEPTSALDVSVQAQILELLKTLQGEFGIAYLLITHNFGVVEYLSDRIAVMHEGSIVEIGSTETVLKASRHPETQRLLAAVPRL; translated from the coding sequence ATGACCGTCATCGCCCACGATAGGCCGGCAGGCAAACAGGCCGTCCTGTCAGTGCAGGATTTATCGGTTCGCGTGGAGAGTGATTCAGGCTTGTTCGAGGCCGTCAAATCCCTGCGGCTTGTCGTAGAGCAGGGGCAAACCTTTGCGCTGGTGGGTGAATCGGGCTGCGGCAAGAGCATGACGGCGCTTGCCTTGCTGCGCTTGCTTCCCGAGGCGGGACGGATCACGGGCGGGGCGGTCAGGCTCGATGGCCTGGATTTGACCCGGCTGCCCGAGCAGCGCATGCGCGCCGTCCGGGGCGGCCGGATCGGCATGATTTTCCAGGAACCCGCCACCAGTCTCAACCCGGTTTTGAGTGTGGGCCGTCAAATCGTCGAAACCTTGCTGGCTCATACCTCGTACCGTGGCGCGGCGGCTTCCGGGCGAGCCATGTGGTGGCTGGCGCGGGTCGGCATCCCCGACCCACGGCGGCGCTTTCATGATTACCCCTTCCAGTTTTCGGGCGGGCAGAAGCAGCGCGTCATGATTGCCATGGCGCTGGCGGCCGAGCCCGGGCTGCTCATCGCCGATGAACCTACAACCGCGCTGGATGTAACGGTCCAGGCCCAGATTCTGGATCTCCTGGCCGACATCCAGGATGAGATGGGCATGGCGATTTTGCTCATCACACATGACCTCGCCGTTGTAAAAAACGTGGCTGATCATGTGGCACTGATGCGTGCGGGGGAAATTGTTGAAACGGTCGATGTGGCAACTTTCTTTGCCAATCCGCGGCATCCTTATGCGCGTGAATTGCTCGCGGCCATTCCCGCTTTCGAAAAGCGCGGCCGTCCGTTGAGCACGAAGACGCATGAGCGGGCCGATGCGCGGCAACACCCGCCGCAGTCCGCCATCCGCCCCGATTCCGCCGACTTACATGCCACGGCGCCCGTGCTGCGTGTGGAAAACCTGTCTGTGCAGTATCTGCGGCGCAGCGGCTTTTTACGCCGTACAAGCGGCTCGATCGATGTGGTGCGCGATGTGTCGTTCGATCTTTGGCCTGGCGAAACATTGGCTTTGCTGGGCGAGTCGGGCTGCGGCAAGACCACCACCGCCAAGGCCTTGTTGCGTTTGCTCGATAAGCGGGCCGTGGTCGGGGGCGAGGCCACGCTAGGCAAGGAAGTTCTGTTGTCGGCGGGCGGGGCGCAGCTCAAACGCTTGCGCCGCAGCATACAGATTGTGTTTCAGGATCCGTATGCCTCCCTTGATCCGCGCATGCTGGTGGGCGAGATACTCGATGAGGGATCCGCGGCATTGCGGCCCGATCGTACGCCGGCCGACCGAAAGGCGGCGGTGCGCGATTTGCTCGACCGAGTAGGCTTGCCCAAGAACACGGTCGATCGCTATCCCCATGAATTTTCAGGCGGCCAGCGGCAGCGGATTGCCATTGCACGGGCTTTGGCGGTCGAGCCCAAGGTGCTGATCTGCGACGAGCCTACGTCGGCCCTCGATGTGTCGGTACAGGCGCAGATCCTCGAATTGCTGAAAACCCTGCAGGGCGAATTCGGCATTGCGTATCTGCTTATCACGCATAACTTTGGCGTGGTTGAATACCTGTCCGATCGCATTGCCGTGATGCATGAAGGCTCGATTGTCGAAATAGGCAGCACCGAAACGGTTCTGAAGGCCTCCCGGCATCCCGAAACGCAGCGCCTGCTTGCCGCCGTGCCGCGCCTGTAA
- a CDS encoding thermonuclease family protein, which produces MNSFLNILVRRLVTMAFSNRRSKMLTFIMAVILAALGTFNILNKPAATARPVQHEAPGENYALTGRVVRVADGDTFTLLVDGRQQRIRMASIDAPETTKDSQQPGQPMAQASKKSLADMIAGQTLSLICFEHDQFGRNVCDVPLGDGSTANQKQVAAGMAWANMEGRGKYMRDAKIPELEQHARQAKLGLWQEPNPIRPWVWRYQCWKKGQC; this is translated from the coding sequence ATGAATAGCTTTTTAAATATATTGGTGCGCAGATTGGTGACCATGGCATTTTCGAACCGGCGCTCGAAGATGCTTACGTTCATCATGGCGGTGATTCTTGCCGCATTGGGAACATTCAATATCCTGAACAAGCCGGCGGCAACGGCGCGCCCCGTCCAGCACGAGGCGCCCGGCGAAAACTATGCGCTCACGGGCAGGGTGGTGCGGGTGGCCGACGGCGATACATTCACTCTGCTTGTCGACGGCCGCCAGCAGCGTATACGCATGGCCAGCATCGACGCCCCCGAAACCACCAAGGACAGCCAACAGCCGGGCCAGCCCATGGCTCAGGCATCGAAAAAGTCGCTGGCCGACATGATTGCCGGCCAGACCCTCAGCCTGATCTGCTTTGAACACGATCAATTCGGCCGCAATGTCTGCGATGTCCCCCTGGGCGACGGCAGCACGGCAAACCAGAAACAGGTCGCGGCGGGCATGGCTTGGGCAAATATGGAAGGCCGGGGCAAGTATATGCGCGACGCCAAAATTCCGGAGCTCGAGCAGCACGCCAGGCAGGCAAAGCTCGGCCTGTGGCAGGAACCCAACCCGATCCGTCCCTGGGTGTGGCGTTATCAATGCTGGAAAAAAGGCCAGTGCTAG
- a CDS encoding ABC transporter substrate-binding protein, which yields MLEKRPVLAPPQGAGRYVLVLLAGLLLGGCGREPVNSPYAQGATQENTLYTAFTQRSPKYLDPASSYSTDETPFTYSIYEPLYGYEYLQRPYELAPRAAVAVAQPFYLDQAGQRLPEQAPGTSVAVSVYDIKIKPGILFQPHPAFAKEKSRQYSYWPLAAGALDGKFSIGDFKKTGTRELTADDYVYAFRRLASPRVVSPIYAVMAEHVVGMRAYGERLKAQDQALRAQRPAGSALPWLDLRQQGFDGVQALDAHTLRIKVVGKYPQFKYWLAMTFTAPVPWEADRFYQQPGMAQHNLSLNTWPVGTGPYMLTESIPNRRHVLSRNPNFHGEPYPCKGEASDRAAGLLADCGKPTPFIDKIVFTLEKESIPLMGKFIQGYYDVPQVGAGDIGVAMRVAAGDSAEKASLYKDHGIQLQASTEAQIFYFGFNWLDPVVGQGDTPERQEKNRKLRQAISIAFNWEQYVSIFQNDQAQVAYGPIPPGILGYQALPEGIDPYVYTLKDGHAVRKPLEAAKQLLAQAGYPGGRDAKTGSPLILHFDSAAGMGSNATLNWMRRQLDALGIQLEVRATDYNRFQDKMRNGTAQMFMWGWVADYPDAENFLFLLYGPNAKASKGGENASNYHSAEFDRLFEQMRFLDDGPVKEQIVHRMIAIVQADAPWMFGFFPKSGGAYQAWVGNAKPTQMVRNTLQYYKIDPAARARKIQEWNPPVWWPMWLIIGLLALSVYPAWRVVRRRERATALAGGTAGEEHHD from the coding sequence ATGCTGGAAAAAAGGCCAGTGCTAGCCCCACCGCAAGGCGCCGGCCGCTATGTGCTGGTACTCCTGGCGGGCCTATTGCTGGGGGGCTGCGGCCGTGAACCCGTCAACAGCCCCTATGCACAAGGTGCCACACAGGAAAATACTCTGTACACGGCTTTTACCCAGCGTTCCCCCAAGTACCTGGATCCGGCCAGCTCATACTCGACCGATGAAACCCCGTTTACGTATTCCATTTACGAGCCCTTGTATGGCTACGAATATCTGCAGCGGCCGTATGAATTGGCTCCGCGCGCCGCGGTTGCCGTCGCGCAGCCGTTTTATCTGGATCAGGCCGGCCAACGCCTGCCGGAACAGGCGCCTGGAACTTCGGTGGCCGTCAGCGTATACGACATCAAGATCAAGCCCGGCATCCTGTTCCAGCCGCATCCCGCTTTCGCAAAAGAAAAATCAAGGCAATACAGCTATTGGCCTTTGGCCGCGGGAGCCCTGGATGGCAAGTTTTCAATCGGCGATTTCAAGAAAACCGGTACGCGGGAACTTACGGCCGACGATTACGTTTATGCCTTTCGCCGTCTTGCTAGCCCCCGCGTAGTCTCGCCCATCTATGCCGTCATGGCCGAGCATGTAGTGGGAATGCGCGCATACGGCGAACGGCTCAAGGCCCAGGACCAGGCCTTGCGTGCCCAGCGCCCGGCCGGCTCGGCGCTGCCCTGGCTGGATTTGCGCCAGCAAGGCTTCGATGGAGTACAGGCGCTCGATGCGCATACTTTGCGCATCAAGGTCGTGGGCAAGTATCCGCAATTCAAGTATTGGCTGGCCATGACCTTTACGGCCCCGGTACCCTGGGAGGCGGACCGTTTTTATCAGCAGCCGGGCATGGCGCAGCATAATTTGTCGCTGAATACCTGGCCAGTGGGTACCGGACCCTATATGTTGACGGAGTCGATTCCAAACCGGCGCCATGTGCTGTCGCGCAATCCGAATTTTCACGGCGAGCCTTATCCCTGCAAAGGCGAGGCGTCGGATCGCGCCGCCGGCTTGCTTGCCGATTGCGGCAAGCCCACTCCGTTTATCGACAAAATCGTGTTTACGCTGGAAAAGGAAAGTATTCCCCTGATGGGCAAGTTTATCCAGGGCTATTACGATGTGCCGCAAGTCGGCGCCGGCGACATAGGTGTGGCCATGCGAGTGGCCGCCGGCGATTCGGCCGAAAAAGCGTCTTTGTACAAAGACCATGGCATACAGTTGCAGGCATCGACCGAAGCGCAGATTTTTTATTTTGGCTTCAACTGGCTCGATCCTGTCGTGGGCCAGGGCGACACTCCGGAGCGGCAGGAAAAAAATCGCAAACTCAGGCAGGCAATCAGTATTGCCTTCAATTGGGAGCAATACGTTTCGATTTTCCAGAACGACCAGGCCCAGGTGGCGTATGGCCCGATCCCTCCTGGAATCCTGGGCTACCAGGCCCTGCCTGAAGGGATCGATCCTTATGTCTACACTCTCAAGGACGGGCATGCCGTGCGCAAGCCTCTGGAGGCGGCCAAGCAACTGCTGGCCCAGGCCGGCTATCCGGGCGGGCGCGACGCCAAGACTGGATCGCCGCTCATCCTGCACTTCGATTCGGCTGCCGGCATGGGTTCGAACGCCACGCTGAATTGGATGCGCCGGCAACTGGATGCCCTGGGTATACAGCTCGAAGTGCGAGCGACCGACTACAACCGCTTCCAGGACAAAATGCGCAACGGAACCGCCCAGATGTTCATGTGGGGCTGGGTAGCCGACTATCCGGACGCGGAGAATTTTCTGTTTCTTCTGTACGGGCCCAACGCCAAGGCATCGAAGGGCGGAGAAAATGCCTCCAATTATCACAGCGCCGAATTCGACCGCCTGTTCGAGCAGATGCGCTTTCTCGATGATGGCCCGGTTAAAGAACAGATTGTTCATCGCATGATCGCCATCGTCCAGGCCGATGCGCCCTGGATGTTTGGCTTTTTTCCCAAATCGGGCGGCGCTTACCAGGCCTGGGTGGGCAATGCCAAGCCAACCCAAATGGTGCGCAACACCTTGCAGTATTACAAGATCGACCCGGCGGCGCGCGCGCGGAAAATCCAAGAGTGGAATCCGCCGGTCTGGTGGCCGATGTGGTTGATCATCGGCCTGCTGGCATTAAGCGTATATCCGGCCTGGAGGGTGGTCAGGCGGCGCGAGCGGGCTACGGCATTGGCCGGGGGCACCGCCGGAGAGGAGCATCATGACTAG
- a CDS encoding ABC transporter permease, giving the protein MTSYIVRRLLYGVLVLIGVNVLTFALFFAVNTPDDMARLSIGGQRVSQAAVDKWKVERGYDRPLFFNPRASGAAKLTDTIFYARSLPLLRFDFGFSDGGNDISHEIRERMGPSLALALPTFVLGLFVCIVFALLLVFFKGTSLDFSGVVVCVILLSISGLFYIIAGQWLFAKILRWVPYSGFLDGWGSARFLVLPVLVGVLSRMGGEARFYRTLFLEEMSKDYVRTARAKGLAEHIVLFRHVLRNAMLPILTGTVSAIPLLFMGSLISESFFGIPGLGSYTIDAINAQDFSIVRAMVFLGSALYIVGLILADISYTLADPRIRFE; this is encoded by the coding sequence ATGACTAGCTATATCGTGCGTCGCCTGCTTTATGGCGTACTGGTCTTGATCGGCGTCAATGTGCTGACTTTCGCGCTGTTTTTTGCCGTCAATACGCCCGACGACATGGCACGCCTGTCTATTGGCGGCCAGCGTGTCAGCCAGGCGGCCGTTGACAAGTGGAAGGTCGAGCGGGGTTATGACAGGCCGCTGTTTTTTAATCCGCGCGCCAGTGGCGCGGCGAAATTGACTGATACGATTTTCTACGCCCGTTCGCTGCCTTTGCTGCGTTTTGATTTCGGCTTTTCCGACGGCGGAAACGATATAAGCCATGAGATTCGCGAGCGCATGGGCCCAAGCCTGGCGCTGGCGCTGCCAACGTTTGTGCTGGGCCTGTTCGTGTGTATTGTCTTTGCCCTGCTGCTGGTGTTTTTCAAAGGCACTTCGCTGGATTTCTCCGGGGTTGTGGTGTGCGTCATTTTGCTGTCGATTTCCGGTCTGTTCTATATCATTGCCGGCCAGTGGCTGTTCGCGAAAATCTTGCGCTGGGTCCCGTATTCGGGTTTTCTTGATGGCTGGGGCAGTGCCCGCTTCCTGGTGCTGCCGGTTCTGGTTGGCGTTTTGTCGCGCATGGGCGGCGAGGCGCGCTTTTATCGAACCCTGTTTCTGGAGGAGATGAGCAAGGATTATGTGCGCACCGCGCGAGCCAAGGGGCTTGCCGAACATATTGTGCTGTTTCGCCATGTACTGCGCAATGCCATGCTGCCCATCCTGACCGGAACTGTGTCGGCCATACCGTTACTGTTCATGGGCAGCCTGATTTCGGAGTCTTTTTTTGGCATTCCCGGTTTGGGCAGCTACACCATCGACGCGATTAATGCCCAGGATTTTTCCATAGTCAGGGCGATGGTGTTTTTAGGTTCGGCCCTGTATATAGTAGGCCTGATCCTGGCCGATATTTCATACACCCTGGCCGATCCACGGATTCGATTCGAGTAG